The Montipora foliosa isolate CH-2021 chromosome 1, ASM3666993v2, whole genome shotgun sequence DNA segment ATGTGTACTATCAAGCTGTGCGCCCTGAAGTGTTACTTTATGCTCTCAATTGGCTGGTAGCAAACAACGAATTATATAAAACAATTACCATAGACATTGATAAACTGGACAGAAATCTGCAATTTCTGAGTGCACTATAAATACAACAGCACAGCCAGTAAGTGACCAAAATATAATGAGAGATGAAAATATAAGTGAACAAATCAATGAACCAGAAAATGAGGAACTTGTTATAAATGAAACAAGCAAAAACAGAGAACAGAATGAACAAGAGGAGGAAATAGATGATCCATTAAATGAACATAGAGCGCCAACCAACGAAACATGTATACAAGCAATTATACCAGATTACCCTGTTACAAGTGATCATCAAAATGCATCTACAGGAAATGAAATATACAGTGTCGCACCAGGAGAAATAAACACCCAGTATCATTTATGATGGACAAACAATGTGAAGAATTGGCATTTCCTGTTTTGTTTCCTAAAGGCAGATATGGTTACACTACAGAAAGAGAGATTAAGTTAACTCCAACTAAATACTTTAATGCACGGTTACTTCATCACAGTGGCAGGTTTGCAACTAACCcagaatatttattttttgcacagtttgtaattgaacaaaAGAAGGTATCTGATAGTATAAACATAGCTTTGAAAAAAGTCCACGGTCAATTTGTAACTGCTTCACAAATACGATCCAATGTCCAAACCTTACAGAATCTTATTTGTAAAGATCAGGCATATTTATTTTTGCGACAAATCCCTGGTACCCCACCTTATTGGCAACGATTTATGTATGAGGTTGTAGCTATGGTGAAACAACTTGGAATTCCTACATGGTTTATGGCTTTATCTTGTGCTGATCTAAGATGGCCAGAATTGTTTCAAATTATTTCCAGAATACAAGGAAAAGATATTACTGATGAAAAGGTTGATGCTCTATCTTATGATGAGAAATGTAAAATGCTGAATCTAAATCCTGTCATAGTTGCAAAGCACTTCCAATTTAGAGTTGAAACATTTTTTACAGAAGTTCTTCTAAGTAAAAGTAAACCTATTGGTAAAATAGTATATTATGCATTACGCATTGAATTTCAAATGAGAGGCTCTCCTCATCTACATGCATTAATATGGACTGAAGACTGTCCAAAATTAACTTCAGAAACTAAAGAGGCTTAAATATAGAATACATTGATAAACATGTACAGGCATACTTACCCAACAGAGAAGATGACCCTGAATTACATGATGTGGTTAACTTCTACCAAAAACATACTCATTCCAAAACTTATAGAAAATACAAGAACATCAAATGTAGATTTAACTTTGGCCAGTTCTTCACAAATAGAACAATTATAGCAGAACCACTGCCTGATGATATTGCTGATGAGCTAAAACAACCAATACTagagaaacaaaaggaaatcCTTACATCTGTTAAAGAGAAAATCAATTCTGTGTTAAATCCTAGTAAGCCAGAAGATTATGATCCAAATCTGACTGAAGCTGATATCTTTAACTCTCTTGGTATCACAGAAGAAGAATATTATAATGCTCTATCCATTTCACCTGATTCAGACTATGATTTGCACCTTAAAAGACCATTGGATAGCTGCTTTATCAATAATTACTTTGTAGCTGGAATCAAGGGATTTGCTGCCAATGTGGACTTACAACCAGTCTTTAACCACTATAAATGCATAACATATGTGTGTTCATATTTCACTAAAGATGAAACAGAATGCTCTCAGGCTATTATGAATGCTGCGAAAGAAGCCAGAGCTGACAACATGACTGTTGCAGAAGGCTTGAGAAAAATAGGTGCTGCTTTTCTGTCCACAAGAGAGGTTAGTTCACAAGAATGCGTCTATCGCTGCATGCCAGAATTAtggctcagaaaaatcttcccAGCAACTGTATTTGTCAGTACTGACTTACCTGAGAAAAGAATACGCGTAACAAAATCTCAGCAAGAATTGGAGGATCTTGATGACGACAGCACCGATGTATTCAAGTCTAATATTGTTGAGCGCTATAGTATCAGACCAGACTCAATTCCTTCTATTGATAAACTTTGTCTTGCTGAGTTTGCAGCCTATTATTATAAAGACTATAGGAAAGACTCTGATGAAACAAGTGATGCTCAACCAGAAGTTTTAACTGATGAAGTCATACAAACACAACATTCTAATTCACAAGACGTCTCACTTCCACtcacaataaaattaatgaacacaaaagaaaaaatgaaatgcaGAAAAGTCAAAGCGGTCATTAGATATCATACACCAAATAAGACAAAAGAACCTGAGTGCTACTTTCATCACTTACTTATGTTGTACTATCCATGGAGAAATGAAAGTGAACTAATGGCTGCAGATCAATCATATACATCAAAGTTTTATGAGCCTAATGTTCAGGATGTCGTAGAATCAAATAGATCTGTATTTGAACCTGATGCTGACGCTGTTACAGAAGCTCTAGAAAATCTGAGAAACAACCAAGGTAATACCATTTACTCCTTTGACCCAATTAATGACTAAGAAAATTCAGATTTACAGATAGAAACTCAAAATTTACAAGACACACTCCCAGAAGAATCATTTAATGAACAATCGCCTTCAGACCTACATGTAGGATCATCATCTGACTCTAGCCCACAAGTATCCCTGGCAATAAGTACGTACACACAGCCCACTGAAATATCTGATGATATGCTGCGTAACAATGTCAGATCACTTAATGAAAAGCAAAGGTCTGCATATAACAATGCCCTGTCATGGTGCAGAAATACCAGGAAAAATTTGAATTGCTTGAAACCAGAAAAAGTAGATCCCATTAACCTATTTGTTACTGGCGGTGCTGGAGCTGGAAAAAGCCACTTAATAAAAGCAATTTATCATACAGCAGTTAAGACCTTTAGATATGGAACTGTGAATCCAGATAGACCAACTGTTGCTTTAATGGCTCCAACTGGTGTTGCTGCTATCAATATCAACGGTACTACAATACATACAGCCTTATCAATTCCCAAAGAATCTGGAGATTTTGCACCCCCAATGTCTGACCAAAAAAGAACGCAGTTGAGATTAACTTTATCtgaattgaaaataataatagtagatGAGATATCAATGGTTGCAAACACTACCTTGCTGCATATCCATCAAAGATTAAAAGAGATCTTTAACACACCAAATTCAGAATTATTTGCACGCATCAGTTTCATAGCTGTTGGTGATCTATATCAATTACCACCTATACGCAGAAGAGCCGTGTTTGAGAATTATATAAATGATACTTTCAACCTATGTCACCCATGGAGTGCATTTAAAATGATTGAGCTAACAGAAATAATGAGACAAAAGGATGACCAACCATTCACTGAACTTTTAAATAGAATCAGAACAGGAACCCAAACAGAAGCAGATATCCAGTGCATTCAGTCAAGATCAATTTCACCATCTGACTCTAACTATCCACACGATGCTCTCCATATCTGGGCAGAAAATCAACCTGTTAATCAATACAATGTAACCAGACTAAATGAAATACCAGCACAACAATACATTCTTACTGCAATTGACCAATACCCACCACATGTCAGCAAACAAGATATTGACAGAGTTTTAGCACGAAGCAGGTCTGAAACAGGTGGACTAGACTATCAAATCTCAATAAAGGAAGGTTGTAGAGTAATGTTAACAACAAACATAGACATTGCTGATAGACTGATAAATGGTCAGATGGGAACTGTAATTAAGATTGAAGTTGATGGAAACACTAAAAAGACAAATATTGTGTACATCAAGTTTGATGATAGTGAGGCTGGAAAGGAAGCAATAGCAAaacattcaaataattttgctCATAATAACCAGGCAGTCCCTATTGTACCAGTactaacaaaaattaaaatcaaaccAGGCAAACCTTCATCGCCGGAGATTCAAAGAACACAATTTCCCTTGACACTAGCCTATGCATGTACAGTACACAAGGTCCAAGGTTTAACATTGAAAAATGTTGTTATTAGCTTTGATCTTCTCAAACAAAGATCTTTTAACTATGGCCAAATATATGTTGCACTAAGTCGTTCAACAACGTTACAAGGACTTCATATTCTTGGCAATATTGAAATGAAACATGTCAAGGCAAATCCAAAGGTAGACAAGGAATATGAAAGGTTACTAAAGATTTCATCAATTACAAGCAGTCTTTCCTCTGAAGATGAGTTAGCATTCTCAAATACTGGTGTCACAGTTAGCCTGTTAAATATTAGATCTCTTAGAAAACACAGTATTGACATAAGATATGATAATAATATGTTCAACAGTGATATCTTAGCTTTCACAGAAACACAACTAATTCCTAATGATGCAGATAATGAAATAAGAAGAAACTTGCAACCATTTGCTTTATTTAGGCAGGACCATCAAAGTGATAAATTTATGAGTTTAGCTGTTTGTACCAAGGATTACATCCAAATAACAGAACATGAATACTTCTCATCAATCAATGCCTTGAAATTTGTGATTGCAAACTCAATAAATCATCAAAACCCATCATTCTTACTGCTTTATCGTAAGAAGTCCACCAGTATTCCTCTCTTCATTTCAAATTGATGTAGTTCTTGGTGATTTCAACATAAATTACTTAAATTCTGATGGTAACCTCTCATTCAAATCTTTGatgaataattttaatttcGAACAAATAGTACAGCAGCCGACTTTCGTTTCTTCTGGCAGTTTATTAGATCATATATACGTCAAATCTGCTAACCTAAAAATACTTCAAAACGACTTGGTCAATGTATACTATTCTGACCATGATGCAATCAAAATTAACATTCAAAAATTCACGATGACGTCAGATCATTGCTGAAAAATAATGCTTGATACATTCCAGTTCAAAATACCTTTTCTGTCACGGTATCGACGCTTGCTGTTGTGTCACTAGCTAATAATCAATACCGCAATGAATTCACCTCCAAACAGCCTGTTACTACAACGATCTGTATGACTTGTATGTCAAAACTACCAAGGAAACAATGTCTCTAACAATTGAGATCGAATTGAGAGCATAAATAGTGGATGGTATTCAAACGAAATCATTCAAAGAGTTCTGTTACAATAAACACACATAGCACACTGCTTCTATTTATATTAAGGGCAAAAATGTCGATGTACAGTTCTACTTTTACTTCATCTTTTGCGAAGTATTAGAGCTTTGAGCTTCGAATGGATCAAGGATCGAAATTCTCGAGTTCTCATTGGTCAATGTTTGCAAGTAACAatgcaatgaaccaatcaaattcAAGAATTGCCGATCCTAAATTCCATCATAAAAACGTGTTCGCAAACTGAACCTGTCATTTACCAACCAAAGTCCGTCGTCTGGATTTCGCCATGCCTAATCAGAAAGGTACAATGGCAGATCGTTCAAAAAGTTCCAAGAATTTGACAGAATCGCCCAAAAAGATCTCTTCGACTTCTTCAGCAGATAAACAATCTTCTGCGACATCTAACAAACGGCCATTGTCCACACAGAAATTGGAAGCACCAGGAGACACTTTCGGCCCGAAAGTCGCGTTGGTCGAAGAAACCGCAATCGGATATGTCCACAACCTATCCAATCCCAGAAGAAACAGGGGAAATACTCTGGATTACTGCACCTTTCTACTCCAAACAGCGACAAAGAATGTGGAGGCCCTGCTCTATAGCCCCCATAAAAGACCTCTACTTCTTCAAAGTCAAGAAAGACACGCTCCTATTAAGCTCACTTACTTCACCTACACTCGGGCGAAAGATAAAATTATCGTCAATGACATGACTAACATTAGTACTCCACAACAGAGTGAATATTCATTTCAACATCAAACCCCTACAGAAGCTCAAGCGGCAAATACCAAAGTGTTAGATGTGCTCAATACCTCCAAAGAATGGGAAGTTGTCACAGTTCAAGGCAAGATTTTTGGTTTGAAAGACCAGCGTATAGTTGGAAGTCCTCGCAAAAAACTTAGGCTTGTGGAGGCGTTTCTTGACGATGGATCTGGCAGGATTCCCATAGATATTTGGGAATCTCACATCGAGAACGTCAAAACTGGTAGGTATTGCAATGTTTTtaaaacatgtaaaaaaaatgccgtgttaatgtaccagtcaaatcgAAGCTTTGGAAATCCCCCTaggcatttgaatttttggaaaatttttgttcaaatgcctcCCTCACTGGGCCGAAAAGCTGTTCAGATGCCCCCACTGGGAAAATTACCAGATTagtgttttaacttttcagtaCCTTCTATAATGCTTCTGAGGCTGTGCATGTTAACATGGTTTATTACACAACACTTATTTAAATGTTACACATATAAATTTACCCATGGACTAATTCGCGTGCGCTGTTGTGTGTGTGCAAGATAACTTGGAAAATATTCGCGGTTTTGCATTGGAAAGCGAGCGTTAAAAATAAGccatatgcgcagtaaatgtacacaagatactgagttctagaattaagttcaccttgaagaagaaacagtgaacttccagatgatgtaaaaatattgctaaaaagtgattcaaaACACGTCCTAAGGCTCAACTGAAAATGTTAAGGTAGAATTTTCGAAGCAGCGCGCGTTAAGCAATCAAGAAAGTGTTTGATCGCTACTAAACAAAGcgcttgaaaaaaatatatattataactcaaaatatgccttgtgcaatttacagttaagtctaaccactcaatggataaaaatggtttgaaatttattccaatcgctttgttttcttgcaggtataagtgcaaaaattatCCACAAACGCCGCTGCCGAAACAAAATTTTACCACGAGCTTTCTGCTTGTCGAAATACACAAAACcgcgatcatgactaaaacaccacacgagtacatacgggtaacatacgagtaacatacgagtaacatacggaacatacggacacatacgagtaacatacgactaacatacgagtaacatacggatacatacgactaacatacggatacataccaGTAAAAAAATACGAACATATACGAGTAAAATTCATACCAGtaaatttttatgcaaagtaaCGACAACTTAAGTAAAATATTACGCATTACTTCCCCGACTAAGGAAAGTTTGCGTTACAAGAGCAAAGATATTTGATATTATGGTGGCCTGGGGTCATGCCTGGTAATCTGATGTGCGCAAAAAATAGCTTGTCGCGCAGTGGATGGTCTTCACGCGTTCGATCTTTACCGTGCACTGAACAGATTGAAGAGCGTAATACTGATTTACAGATGacacatttgagaaaggaaccgTGATGTAGATGTAACTAACAGTGGTAAGTGAAGTGTTTTTGCTACCGCAGATGATACCAAAAATCTGCTTTAGTTTTGTAACATGAACAACGTTTGTATATCGTTAACTAAAGAATTTAAGTGCGGACTCTAGGTGAAGATCGGCTTACAGCCCTGAAACCACGTGTGAAGTATTTCCGAGTGTGTCTACTATTTGAGGATCGCTTTATGACCAAAATAATATATGTAGTAGTTGTGTGCATTAAGCAGTTACAGTTTCAGTTACAGTATCACTGAGTTgtcttaataattttttatttcgaaTTCAGTTTGTATTTCAGGCTTTTGAAGACTTAATTCCACTgacttcattttaatttttaattatttacatTTATAGCTAAAATATTGTTCCAATACTTAAATAACTTTTCGGAATTATTGTTTGTTATCATAAGCAGTTACAGTTACAGTTTGCAGTTAAAGTTAGCAGTTTCCAGTTTCAATTGTCTGACATACAGGGTAAAGATAAAATGtttaggggcacccaacgagaatatagttcaccacttaaacatagcattgtcaaacgtattttcGTATTTAAAAGGGTAGATAAAGGCATAtgttttatcccctaaaaatctttcatctgttcggaaTTCCTAGCTAAAAATCTAGTGATCCGAAcattatagggattaaaacttactttttcgaaattttcagccagaaaaaaggctcccgaaaattctaggtgacctttttagggtaaaaatccgttaaaaatgggcaattatgccatttttcagatgttcgaaagtcctaggagaggcaggcaagcaagaaatttttacaacaaatgttccgaaaattatagatctcaaatcgtgttccgaacagatattttccgaaagttGACGTCGGGTGCCCCTGAATGTTTTGTTCTATTGTCTAGTTTTGCAGGTTTAGTGAAACTTTGATTGCCAATCAATACAACAGGGTTTACATACCGTCAATAATTATTTGGTTATTTAGTGTTGCAAGGAACGTTTCAATGTGTCTTGAATTGTTAAGAGCTTTTGACGGCTTTAATAGCTTTGTAATTCCTGATATCTCGATGCGAAAAATACATACCCCTTGGAC contains these protein-coding regions:
- the LOC138009682 gene encoding ATP-dependent DNA helicase PIF1-like, translated to MRQKDDQPFTELLNRIRTGTQTEADIQCIQSRSISPSDSNYPHDALHIWAENQPVNQYNVTRLNEIPAQQYILTAIDQYPPHVSKQDIDRVLARSRSETGGLDYQISIKEGCRVMLTTNIDIADRLINGQMGTVIKIEVDGNTKKTNIVYIKFDDSEAGKEAIAKHSNNFAHNNQAVPIVPVLTKIKIKPGKPSSPEIQRTQFPLTLAYACTVHKVQGLTLKNVVISFDLLKQRSFNYGQIYVALSRSTTLQGLHILGNIEMKHVKANPKVDKEYERLLKISSITSSLSSEDELAFSNTGVTVSLLNIRSLRKHSIDIRYDNNMFNSDILAFTETQLIPNDADNEIRRNLQPFALFRQDHQSDKFMSLAVCTKDYIQITEHEYFSSINALKFVIANSINHQNPSFLLLYRKKSTSIPLFISN